The nucleotide sequence GCTGAGGAGGGGCCGAGCTTGTCGAGGACCCGTCTCGAAGCACACCAAATCCTTCGAGACACCGCTTCGACAGGCTCAGCGCCCCTCAGGATGAGCGGTTGGTGACTCTACAAAAAAAGGCGCGGAGAGTTTCCCCTCCGCGCCTTTCTGATATCGGTCGCAGGCGCGATCAGGCCTGGGCCGGAAGCGCCTTGCGGGCCTGGGCGACGATGCCCTTGAAGGCCTCGCCCTCGTGCATCGCGATGTCGGCCAGGACCTTGCGGTCGAGATCGACGCCGGCGAGCTTGAGGCCGTGCATGAACTGGCCGTAGGTGAGACCCTCGGCGCGGACCGCGGCATTGATGCGCTGGATCCAAAGGGCGCGGAAGCTCCGCTTCTTCACCTTGCGGTCGCGATAGGCGTACTGGCCAGCCTTCTCGACGGCCTGGCGGGCGATGCGGATCGTGTTCTTGCGACGGCCGTAATAGCCCTTCGCCTGATCCAGAAGCCTCTTATGCTTGGTGCGCGTGGTCGTGCCGCGCTTGATGCGTGCCATGGCTCAAATACTCCTTAGTTCAGGCCGTACGGCGCCCAGAGTTTCACCGTCTTGGAGTCGGCGTCGCTGAGCACGGTGGTGCCGCGGTTCTGGCGGATATATTTGGCGTTGTGGCTGATGAGGCGGTGACGCTTGCCGGCGACGCCGTGCTTCACCTTGCCGGTGGCGGTGAGCTTGAAGCGCTTCTTCACACCGCTCTTGGTCTTGAGCTTGGGCATTTTGTCTCCTTTGCGCTTTCGCGACGTTTAAGAACGGCCACGGCAGCCCTTGATCAGCCGGGCAGTTCGTTTCTTCCAAAGCTGGAAAGAGCGCGGCCTATAGAGCGGCAGCGCGCCCAAGGCAAGCAGGTCGGAGGCCGGCGACCGCGACTTACCACGGAATCGTCTCGCCCCGATAGTCGAGGAAGGCGCCGCTCCGGTCGGGCCCCAGCGCCTCGATCACTTGGCGCAGGCCCGCCACGCTTTCCTCCGGCGTGATCAGCGCGTTGGGTCCGCCCATGTCGGTCTGCACCCAGCCCGGGTGGAGCACGGCGACGGGGACGCGGCCCTTCCAGTCGATGGCAAGGCTCCGCCACGCGGCATTCAGCGCCGCCTTGGACGATCGATAGACGATAGAGCCGCCGGACGTGTTGTCGGCGATGCTTCCCATCTTGCTGGTGAGGGCGACGATCTTGCCGCCCGCGCGCTCGACGCGGTCGACCAGGATCCGGGCCAGCCAGGTCGGCGCTATGCAGTTCACCGCGAAGCTGTGGAGCCATCGCTGCGGGTCCGGCTCTCCCCAGTCGCCCACGCCGGCGTTGCAGATGAGGAGGTCGAGCGTCTCCGCACCCAGCCCATCGGCGAACGCCTCGACCGCCTTCCAGTCGGTGACGTCAAGCCGCTGGATGCGGACGTCTCCCTCGATGGCGGCGAGTTCCCGGGCGGCGTCCGGGTTGCGACAGGTGGCGATCACACTCCAACCATCGCCGGCATATTGGCGCGCGAATTCGAGACCGAGGCCGCGATTGGCGCCGGTCAGCAGGACGGTCGGCATGGCAGGTCTCCTCCTAGTCGAAGAGGCTGGAGACCGAGCTCTCGTCGGCGATGCGGCGAATCGCTTCGGCCAGCAGCGGGGCTATGGTGAGGACGCGGATCTTGTCCGTCGCCTGGGCGGCTTCCTGAGTCGCGCCGATGGAGTCGGTGATGACCAGCTCCTTCAGCGCCGATTTCTCGACCCGCGGCACCGCGGCGCCCGAAAGGACGCCGTGGGTGCAATAGGCGACGACGTCCTCCGCACCCGCTTCCTTCAGGGCGCCGGCGGCGTTGCAGAGGGTGCCAGCCGAATCGACGATGTCGTCGACCAGGATGCAGAAACGTCCGGAAACCTCGCCGATGATGTTCATGACTTCCGATTCGCCGGGCCGCTCGCGGCGCTTGTCGACGATGGCGAGCGGAGCATTGTCGAGGCGCTTGGCCAGCGCCCGGGCGCGAACCACGCCGCCGACGTCCGGCGACACGACCGTGATCGGCTTGCCGGCGAAGCGCGCCTGTATGTCGGCCGACATGACCGGCGCCGCGTAGAGATTGTCGGTCGGGATATCGAAGAAGCCCTGGATCTGCCCGGCATGGAGATCGATCGACAGGACTCGGTCCGCCCCGGCCTTGGCGATGAGGTTGGCAACCAGCTTGGCCGAGATCGGGGTGCGCGGGCCGGGCTTCCGGTCCTGCCGCGCGTAGCCGAAATAGGGAATGACGGCCGTGATCCGCTTCGCCGACGCACGCTTCAGCGCGTCGATGCAGATCAGGAGCTCCATCAGATTATCGTTCGCCGGATACGAGGTCGACTGGACGACGAACACGTCCTCGCCGCGCACATTCTCATGGATTTCGACGAACACTTCCTCGTCGGCGAAGCGGCGCACGGCCGCGTCGGTGATCGGCAGTTCGAGATAGGAGGCGATGTCCTTCACCAGCGGAAGGTTCGAATTGCCCGACATCAATTTCATTGCGAAGGTTCCCCGTAAGCAGCCGCCGACCCTCCCCATAAAGCGGGATGCCTTGATGGCAAGGGGCGTTGCCGCGCAGGACCGCCTTCAATAGAGGCGGAACCATGACCGTCACCACCCGCTTTGCCCCGGCTCCGACCGGCCGCCTTCATGTCGGCAATATCCGGACGGCGCTCCACAATTGGCTCTGGGCGCGGAAGAATGGCGGCCGGTTCATCCTTCGCCTCGACGACACGGATGCCGAGCGGTCCACGGTGGAAAATGCCGAGGCCATCGTCGCGGATCTGGCCTGGCTCGGCCTCGCGCCCGACGAGACGTTTCGACAGTCGGATCGGTTCGACCGCTATGACGCGGCGCTGGAGCGGCTGCTGTCCGCCGGGCGCGTCTATCCGGCCTACGAGACAGCGCAGGAACTGGATCTCAAGCGCAAGGTGCTGTTGGGACGGGGCAAGCCGCCGGTCTACGATCGCGCGGCGCTAAGCCTGACGGCCGATCATGTCGCAAAGCTCGAGGCGGAAGGGCGGCGGCCGCATTGGCGCTTCAAGCTCGATCATGACGCCGCCATCGAATGGCACGACCTCATCCGGGGCCCGCAGCAGTTCGATCCGGCGCTGCTCTCCGACCCCGTCATCCGGCGCGAGGACGGACGCTGGCTCTACATGCTGCCGAGCACCGTCGACGATATCGAGATGGGCGTGACCCATGTCGTGCGCGGCGAGGACCATGTCACCAACACGGCGCTGCAGATCCAGATGTTCGAGGCGCTGGGCGCCGCGCCGCCCGCCTTCGCGCATGAGGCGCTGCTGGTCGGCTCGGAGGGCAAGCTTTCCAAGCGGCTGGGCTCGCTCGGCGTGGAGGCGATGCGCGAGGCGGGGATCGAGCCCGCGGCGCTGGTCTCCAAGCTGGCGCGGATCGGCACCAGCCTCCCGGTCGAGCCGGTGACCACGATCGCGCCGCTGATCGAGAGCTTCGACTTCGCAAGTTTCGGCCGTGCGCCGGCCCGGTTCGACATGGAGGAGCTCGCCGCGCTCAACGCGCGCATCGTCCATCAGCTCGATCATGGCGCGGTGAAGGATCGCATCCCGCCGGGCATGGGCGAGGAGGCGTGGGCGGTCATCCGCCCCAATCTCCAGCGCCTCGCCGAGGCGGCCGACTGGTGGCATATCGTCGAGGGCCCGGTGACCCATCGTGCCGCGGAGGACGACCGGGCGTTTCTGGCCCTCGCGGCGGAGATCGCCGGGGGAATCGACTGGAGCGAGGCGCCCTGGAAGGCCCTGACCGGCGCCCTCAAGCAGCGCAGCGGCCGTTCCGGAAAGGCGCTGTTCCTGCCGTTGCGCCAGGCTCTGACGGGGCGCGACAGCGGACCGGAGATGGCGCCTCTGCTGGCGCTGATCGGCAAGGAGCAGAGCGTCGCCCGTTTGCGGGCGGCGGCCGCCTGAGGCGCCTTAGCGCGGGGCGGCGAGCAGGGCCGTCAGCAGATAGGCGAGGATCGCCATCGGCCCGAGCAAAAGGGTGATGAGGACCAGCGTCACACGGACGAGAAGCGGATCGACATCCACCCACTTTGCGAAGCCGGCGCAGACGCCCAGCCACGTCGCATTGCTTTTGTCGAGGGCATAGCGGCTGTTCATGCGAGGGTCCTTTAAATCCTTTTTTCGAGGCGGTCGGTCGGTCAGATGAACTGACCGACCGGGCCGACGGCGGCGGTGACGAAAAGGGTGGTGGCGAAGAGCGCGCCGATGATGGAAGCGGCGAACTGCTGAAGGTTGGCGTGGGTCATTTCGTGTCTCCTGAACCTGATCCCGGACCATCCGGCGATCATGCCAACTCAAGTGCATGGAGCGTGCCAAACGCTATTTTCTGCGGAATGGCTGGAAAATTCCTTTTAAAGCTACCGCTGCAGTCGCGCTTGAGCCCTTAAGTTCGGCATTTTTCGCCAATCATTAGCAGAATTCAAAATGGAGGCTCTGCGCAGGGCTGTTCGTTTCCGGACGATGGGCGCGGCGATTGTCCGCTCGTGGGTTGCGGCGCGGCCAGGGCCTGCTTAGCTTTCAGCCAAAAGAAAGGACGACCCGATGGCCGAACCCATGCTGTGCCCTGTCGATCGCACGCCGCTGGTGATGAGCGAGCGGCAGAATATCGAGATCGACTATTGTCCCACCTGCCGTGGCGTCTGGCTGGACCGGGGCGAACTCGACAAGATCATCGAACGAAGCGCCGCAAGCAGCGCTCCGCCCCGCGCCTCTGACCCGCCGCATCACGGCCAGGCGCCGCGGCCGGGCTTCGGCGGGGGCTATGGCTCCGGCTACGATCAGCCCTACCGCAAGCGCAAGAAGAGCTTCCTCGAAGAGCTTTTCGATTGATGGTGCTCGCCGCCGCCGATGCGGATGGGCGGCCGCCATGCCATAGCTTGGAGCGATGACAAAGCCCGCGCTCTCGACGATCGGCTATGAAGGCAGGACGATCGCCGAATTCATGGATGCCTTGCGATCCGCGGACGTGGAGCTGGTGATCGACGTCCGCGCGGTGGCGGCATCCAGGCGGCCGGGCTTTTCCAAGACCGCGCTCGCCGCCGGGCTGCGCGAACAGGGCATCGACTATCTGCATCTTCGCCCGCTCGGCACCCCGAGGGCGGGGCGGGAGGCGGCCCGCAAGGGGCGTATCGCCGAGATGCGCGCCATCTACGAAGAGCAGCTGGCGACGCCTGAGGCGGCGCTGGCCATGGAGCAGGCGCTTGGCGAGGCGGAAGCGCGCCGCGCGGCGCTGCTGTGCTACGAGGCGGACGCCGCCGGCTGCCATCGCACCCTGGTCGCCGAGCGGCTGGTGGAGCGAGGCGGCTTCGAGGTACGAAACCTCTGACGCTTCAGCGAGGGCGCCGTTCGAGATAGAGATAGGCCGGATCGAAATCGGCCACCCGGCTCAGCCCGTCCCAGTCGTGGACCGATACCTCGCCGTTCCTGAAGGTCAGCAGCTTGTCGTCGCGGAGCTTCTTCAGCATTCGATTGACGTGAACGGCGGTGAGGCCCGTCGCATCGGCGAGGTCCATCTGGGTGATGGGCAGCGGATAGCGGCCGTCATGGACGGCTCCGATGACGTCCATCCGCACGAACAGCTCGCATAGAAGATGGGCGACGCGGCCGAGCGCCGATCGCCGCCCGATCGACAATATCCATTCCCGGTGGATGGCGGCGTCCAGCAGGGTCGAGAACCAGAGCAGGCGCGCCAGATGCGGATGCTCCTCCGTCACCCGCTTCAGCCGGTCGTGCGGAACGATCGCGATGCGGACCCGCGTCAAGGATCGGATATTATGTTCGAGGCGCTTCAATGGGAAGCTGTGCAGGTCGACGAAGTCGCCGGCAAGATGCAGCTCCAGTATCTGCCGCTGCCCGCCATGCAGGTCCTTGTAGCGGCAGACCATGCCGGCCACGAGAAGGTTGCACTCGCTGAGCGACACGCCCTGGCGGACGATGATCTGGCCGGCACCGACCTCCTTCACCTCTGCGACCGTGCCGGCGAGCGTCTCTGTCTCCTCGTCGGACATAACGTCCCTCGCGCGGAGCTTTCGAACCAGACCTTGGATAGCGTCTTTGGGGTCGGTCGGGATGCTCACCGCCTCTCACCGGTGCGGGCCGTCGCTATGCCGGCAGCCGCCAGCTCTGCTCCGATCCGCCCGGTAAGCCAAAGCCACCACATCCTGAAATCCGCTCGCAGCGACCAGAGCGGGTAGGTGAACGTCGCCGGCCGGTTCCGCTCGATCGCGGCGTGGCTGGCCCAGGCGAAGGCATAGCCGGCGAGGGGCATGGCCAGGAGCAGCCACCATCGGCCAGTCAGCAGCGCCGCGATCGCCAGCAGGACGACCAGGGATGTTCCCACATAATGAAAGGCGCGCGTGCGGGGCTTCGAATGCTCCTGCAGGTAGAAGGGCCAGAATTCGGCGAAGCTCTTATGAACGCGCATTGATCCTCTCCGTGCGAGCGGGAATGAGATGCCCGGCGAGCAGCCCGCCGACGAGGGGTGCGATCACGGCCGCGATCTGCATCCACACCGGATGCGGGATCATCATGACGTTGACGATTCCGGCAACGGCGACCAGCGCGGCAATCAGCCAGGCCGCCCACCAGCGGCCGCAGATGCGCTTGGCGACGTAGCCGCCGGCCAGCGCCCCGCTAAACCAGGCGAACACGACGATGAGCTTGGCGGCGACGGGCATGACCTGGACCGGCTGGCCGACGCTCTCCGGATCCCGCAAGGCGAGGTCGTCGGGAAGAGCGAAGGCCAGATGGCCGACCGTCTCGATCAGCATGATGACGGCAACGGCGGCCGCAGCGCCCGCGACGATGCCGCCGATGATCCGCACCATTAAACGCCCCTGCGCTGTTGCGACCGGAGCCCTATAGCACAATCGAGGCCGGAACGAACCTTCAGCCGCCGACGACGGTGCCGCCGTTCGGGTGGAGCACCTGGCCCGACATATAGCTCGCATCCTCGCAGGCCAGGAACAGGAAGCTCGGCGCGACCTCGTTGGGCTGGCCGGGGCGGCCCATCGGCGTGTTCTTGCCGAAATCCTTCATCTTCTCCGGCTTCTGGCCGCCGAACGGGTTGAGCGGAGTCCAGATCGGCCCCGGCGCGACCGCGTTCACGCGAATGCCGTCGCCGACGAGATTCTCCGACAGCGAGCGGGTGAAGGCGGTGATCGCGCCCTTGGTGCTCGAATAGTCGAGCAGCTGCTTCGAGCCCTGATACATGGTGATCGACGTGCAGTTGATGATCGCCGCGCCTTTCTTGAGATGCGGCCGCGCCGCCTGCGTCATGAAGAACATGCCGAAGATGTTGGTCTGGAAGGTGCGGCGCAGCTGCTGCTCGGTGATGTCGGTGATGTCATCGTCCGGATGCTGCTCGCCGGCATTGTTGACGAGGATGTCGAGGCCGCCGAGCGTCTCTACCGCCTCGGCGACGGCGCGGTCGCAAAAATCCTTTTCGCCGATATCGCCGGCGATAGTGATGGCCTTTCTGCCTTCCTTCTCGACGATCTCCTTCGTCTTGGCCGCATCGTCATGTTCGCACAGGTAAAGGATGGCGATGTCCGCCCCTTCTCGCGCGAAGAGCGCCGCCACGGCGCGGCCAATGCCGCTATCGGCGCCGGTGATGAGGGCGACCTTGTCCTGAAGGCGCCCCGAGCCGGGATAGCGCGGCTCCCAATCCGGCTTCGGCTCCAGCTCGCTTTCGTGGCCCGGAAGCTGGTCTTCGTGGATCATGTCGATCGTGTTGCCGTCGGACATGGTGCTGCTCCTTCGCGAATGGGCGCTCGGGAGAGAAACAGGCGCGTTCGGCGGTGGTTCCTCACATGGCGGCGGAGTCGTGCCGTCCTTCGTCTAACGGCCCCGATCATTTGTCGAAAAATCCGGTGTGGCGGTAGACATCCGGGGCCTTGCGTGCTTTGCAGCCCTAACACAGCATGTTCAGGAGTGGGGGTGACGCGTGCGGCATCGGGGGACTTGGCTCGTCACGAGCGTTGCGATGGCCGCAGCGCCTGCACTCGCGCAGCAGGAAAGCGGCGATGCGCCTCCGCCAGTCGCCAGCGCGCCCGCTACGACCCAGGGCGCGCGGAGCTATACGCCCCAGGACTTCGCCCGCTTCTCGCCGCGGACCGCGCTCGACATGCTGCGCCAGGTGCCGGGCTTTACCATCCAGGCGCAGGACCAGGAGCGCCGCGGCCTCGGCCAGGCGACGGGGAACGTGCTGATCAACGGCCAGCGTTTTTCGGGCAAATCGAACGACGTGGTGACGGAACTCGGCCGCATCTCGGCGGCGAACGTCACCCGGATCGACATCGTCGACGGCGCCACCTTGAGCGTTCCCGGCCTCTCCGGCCAGGTCGCCAACATCATCACCGCCTCGACGGGCGTCAGCGGTTCGTTCGCCTGGCGGCCGCAGATCCGCGCGCGCCGGACGGAGGCGCGCCTCACCAATGGCGAGTTCTCGGTCAGCGGCAAAGCGGGCGGCTGGGACTATACGGCAAGCTTCGCCAACGACAGCTTCCGCAACGGCAATGCCGGTCCCGAGATCGTGTTCACCCCGGACCGCACGATCATCGACCGGCGCGACGAGGTGCTCTACGCCTATGGCGAGCAGCCGCGGATCAGCGGCAGTCTCAAGCGCGAGACGGATGGCGGCTCGATCCTGAACCTCAATGCCGCCGCCGGGCTCTTCTACCAGGATATCGACGAGAAATCGCTGCGCAGCGGCCTCGGCCAACCCGACCGCGACCGGCGCCTGCACG is from Sphingosinicella humi and encodes:
- the rplT gene encoding 50S ribosomal protein L20, with protein sequence MARIKRGTTTRTKHKRLLDQAKGYYGRRKNTIRIARQAVEKAGQYAYRDRKVKKRSFRALWIQRINAAVRAEGLTYGQFMHGLKLAGVDLDRKVLADIAMHEGEAFKGIVAQARKALPAQA
- the rpmI gene encoding 50S ribosomal protein L35; amino-acid sequence: MPKLKTKSGVKKRFKLTATGKVKHGVAGKRHRLISHNAKYIRQNRGTTVLSDADSKTVKLWAPYGLN
- a CDS encoding SDR family oxidoreductase, translating into MPTVLLTGANRGLGLEFARQYAGDGWSVIATCRNPDAARELAAIEGDVRIQRLDVTDWKAVEAFADGLGAETLDLLICNAGVGDWGEPDPQRWLHSFAVNCIAPTWLARILVDRVERAGGKIVALTSKMGSIADNTSGGSIVYRSSKAALNAAWRSLAIDWKGRVPVAVLHPGWVQTDMGGPNALITPEESVAGLRQVIEALGPDRSGAFLDYRGETIPW
- a CDS encoding ribose-phosphate pyrophosphokinase, coding for MKLMSGNSNLPLVKDIASYLELPITDAAVRRFADEEVFVEIHENVRGEDVFVVQSTSYPANDNLMELLICIDALKRASAKRITAVIPYFGYARQDRKPGPRTPISAKLVANLIAKAGADRVLSIDLHAGQIQGFFDIPTDNLYAAPVMSADIQARFAGKPITVVSPDVGGVVRARALAKRLDNAPLAIVDKRRERPGESEVMNIIGEVSGRFCILVDDIVDSAGTLCNAAGALKEAGAEDVVAYCTHGVLSGAAVPRVEKSALKELVITDSIGATQEAAQATDKIRVLTIAPLLAEAIRRIADESSVSSLFD
- the gltX gene encoding glutamate--tRNA ligase encodes the protein MTVTTRFAPAPTGRLHVGNIRTALHNWLWARKNGGRFILRLDDTDAERSTVENAEAIVADLAWLGLAPDETFRQSDRFDRYDAALERLLSAGRVYPAYETAQELDLKRKVLLGRGKPPVYDRAALSLTADHVAKLEAEGRRPHWRFKLDHDAAIEWHDLIRGPQQFDPALLSDPVIRREDGRWLYMLPSTVDDIEMGVTHVVRGEDHVTNTALQIQMFEALGAAPPAFAHEALLVGSEGKLSKRLGSLGVEAMREAGIEPAALVSKLARIGTSLPVEPVTTIAPLIESFDFASFGRAPARFDMEELAALNARIVHQLDHGAVKDRIPPGMGEEAWAVIRPNLQRLAEAADWWHIVEGPVTHRAAEDDRAFLALAAEIAGGIDWSEAPWKALTGALKQRSGRSGKALFLPLRQALTGRDSGPEMAPLLALIGKEQSVARLRAAAA
- a CDS encoding PspC domain-containing protein → MNSRYALDKSNATWLGVCAGFAKWVDVDPLLVRVTLVLITLLLGPMAILAYLLTALLAAPR
- a CDS encoding zf-TFIIB domain-containing protein, whose protein sequence is MAEPMLCPVDRTPLVMSERQNIEIDYCPTCRGVWLDRGELDKIIERSAASSAPPRASDPPHHGQAPRPGFGGGYGSGYDQPYRKRKKSFLEELFD
- a CDS encoding DUF488 family protein; the encoded protein is MTKPALSTIGYEGRTIAEFMDALRSADVELVIDVRAVAASRRPGFSKTALAAGLREQGIDYLHLRPLGTPRAGREAARKGRIAEMRAIYEEQLATPEAALAMEQALGEAEARRAALLCYEADAAGCHRTLVAERLVERGGFEVRNL
- a CDS encoding Crp/Fnr family transcriptional regulator, yielding MSDEETETLAGTVAEVKEVGAGQIIVRQGVSLSECNLLVAGMVCRYKDLHGGQRQILELHLAGDFVDLHSFPLKRLEHNIRSLTRVRIAIVPHDRLKRVTEEHPHLARLLWFSTLLDAAIHREWILSIGRRSALGRVAHLLCELFVRMDVIGAVHDGRYPLPITQMDLADATGLTAVHVNRMLKKLRDDKLLTFRNGEVSVHDWDGLSRVADFDPAYLYLERRPR
- a CDS encoding DUF962 domain-containing protein, with translation MRVHKSFAEFWPFYLQEHSKPRTRAFHYVGTSLVVLLAIAALLTGRWWLLLAMPLAGYAFAWASHAAIERNRPATFTYPLWSLRADFRMWWLWLTGRIGAELAAAGIATARTGERR
- a CDS encoding SDR family oxidoreductase, translated to MSDGNTIDMIHEDQLPGHESELEPKPDWEPRYPGSGRLQDKVALITGADSGIGRAVAALFAREGADIAILYLCEHDDAAKTKEIVEKEGRKAITIAGDIGEKDFCDRAVAEAVETLGGLDILVNNAGEQHPDDDITDITEQQLRRTFQTNIFGMFFMTQAARPHLKKGAAIINCTSITMYQGSKQLLDYSSTKGAITAFTRSLSENLVGDGIRVNAVAPGPIWTPLNPFGGQKPEKMKDFGKNTPMGRPGQPNEVAPSFLFLACEDASYMSGQVLHPNGGTVVGG